The sequence GCTATGCTTGGTATGGGTGTGTTTAGTCTTGTAATTTGGGCATTCGTTTCAGATATTATTGATTATCACGAATATTTAACTGGTTTACGTGAAGATGGAACGATTTATGCGATCTATTCAATGGCACGTAAAATTGGACAAGCAGTTGCAGGGGGAGTTGGTGCTGCGGCAATTGCAGCAGTTGGTTATAATTCAACACTTGAAGTACAAACAGCTGAAACACTAAGCGGGATCCATATGGTTGGTACTCTAATCCCTGCATTAATTTTCTTGGCTGTATTTATCATCATTACCTTCCTATATCCTTTAAACAAAAAACGTACCGATAAGCTTGCTGCTGATTTAGCTGCAAAAAGAAATGGAGACGGTAGTGCTGCTTAAGGGTATTTAACAAAGTTAATGAAGATAGTTATGTGAAATGACTATCTTCTTTTTTTATATTGAATGATACTATTTTACCATGCTATTATGAAGTTAGTAGTTGGTCAGAAAATAGGGAGTGTACCAAAATGATTACAGATGCATCAAGGCTTCCCGGGGAAAATAATAAAGATTATGCTTATCGAATGATTAAGTCTTCCATTATGTCTTTGGAATTAAAACCTGGACAGTCGATAAGTGAGGTTGAATTAGCTGAAGCATTAGGTTTATCTCGAACCCCCATTCGTGAAGTTCTCGCCAAATTGCGTGAGGAACACTTAATTGAAGTTATTCCTCAAGTAGGGACCTATATATCAAAAATTGATCCACAGCTTATTAAAGAAGCCACTTTTATGCGATATACTATAGAAAGAGAAGTTTTAAAGTTGGCTTGTGAGTCTTTTCCGAAAGCAAATATGTATGATTTAAAGAAAAACATTGTTCTTCAAGAGGAACTAATAGGATTAACAGGAAAAGAAAGGGAATTTCATACGCTTGATAAGGAATTCCACTCTATTATCTTTTTGGGAAATAAGAAAGAACATGTATGGGAGGCCATTACTCGAATCAGTACACATTACAACCGAATGAGGCTTCTTTCCGAAATGCAGCATCATTTTGATGAGGCGATTATACAACACGGAAAAATTGTTGAAATTCTTGAAAATAAAGATTGTGAACAAGTTGAGGAAATTGTTAGACAACATATTATCGAACCGATCAAATTATGGGACGAATTTATTCAGGATAACAGCCCTTATCATAATTATTTTAAACAACCTGATCAAAAACCAGCATTCTTTTAGGATGCTGGTTTTTAAATTTTACGAAGTTGTGTCAATTAGTAAATTTTATCAGTACACACTTGAAATACCAATATAGGCATGCTAGTATACAAGT is a genomic window of Niallia sp. XMNu-256 containing:
- a CDS encoding GntR family transcriptional regulator, with the translated sequence MITDASRLPGENNKDYAYRMIKSSIMSLELKPGQSISEVELAEALGLSRTPIREVLAKLREEHLIEVIPQVGTYISKIDPQLIKEATFMRYTIEREVLKLACESFPKANMYDLKKNIVLQEELIGLTGKEREFHTLDKEFHSIIFLGNKKEHVWEAITRISTHYNRMRLLSEMQHHFDEAIIQHGKIVEILENKDCEQVEEIVRQHIIEPIKLWDEFIQDNSPYHNYFKQPDQKPAFF